The Nocardioides campestrisoli genome includes a window with the following:
- a CDS encoding dipeptidase, translating to MSDARDDQLRGKIHEVLPGLRRDLEDLVRIESVSADPARSAEVERSAEAVRDLFAAEGCEARVTRYGDDGAPAVIAHKAGPEGAPTVLLYAHHDVQPENDHAEWDSPPWEPTERDGRLYGRGAADDKAGIVTHLGALRAFGDDLPVNVVVFIEGEEEVGSDSLVDLLKQHEAELRADVIVIADSGNWDIGVPALTTSLRGLVRADIEVRTLTHAVHSGMWGGLAPDALIALSRVIASLHDDEGNVAIEGLHSGPAADVDYPEERLRAESGAIPGLEWIGSGSAVERLWTKPALSITGLDAPQVDGASNTLVPSARAKISLRIAPGDTAANAVERLREHVEKNVPWGAELTFTVVDTGEATQIDATGPAYDAAREAFTEAWDGTAPVDMGVGGSIPFIAEFLETFPDASVLVTGVEDPDTRAHGANEGLHLAEFEKVVLAEALMLAKLAR from the coding sequence ATGAGTGACGCGCGCGACGACCAGCTGAGGGGCAAGATCCACGAGGTGCTGCCAGGCCTCCGGCGAGACCTGGAGGACCTGGTCCGGATCGAGTCGGTGAGCGCCGACCCGGCCCGTTCGGCCGAGGTCGAGCGCAGTGCCGAGGCGGTGCGCGACCTGTTCGCGGCCGAGGGCTGCGAGGCCAGGGTGACCCGGTACGGCGACGACGGCGCCCCCGCGGTGATCGCTCACAAGGCCGGGCCCGAAGGCGCGCCCACCGTGCTGCTCTACGCCCACCACGACGTCCAGCCGGAGAACGACCACGCCGAGTGGGACTCCCCGCCGTGGGAGCCGACGGAGCGCGACGGCCGGCTGTACGGCCGTGGCGCCGCCGACGACAAGGCCGGGATCGTCACCCACCTGGGCGCGCTGCGCGCCTTCGGCGACGACCTGCCGGTCAACGTGGTGGTCTTCATCGAGGGCGAGGAGGAGGTCGGCTCCGACTCCCTGGTCGACCTGCTGAAGCAGCACGAGGCCGAGCTCCGTGCCGACGTGATCGTGATCGCCGACTCCGGCAACTGGGACATCGGTGTCCCCGCGCTGACCACCAGCCTGCGCGGCCTGGTTCGCGCCGACATCGAGGTCCGCACACTGACCCACGCGGTCCACTCCGGCATGTGGGGCGGGCTGGCCCCCGACGCCCTGATCGCGCTGTCGCGGGTGATCGCCAGCCTCCACGACGACGAGGGCAACGTGGCGATCGAGGGCCTGCACTCGGGCCCGGCTGCCGACGTCGACTACCCCGAGGAGCGGCTCCGGGCCGAGTCCGGCGCGATCCCCGGCCTGGAGTGGATCGGCTCCGGGTCGGCCGTGGAGCGGCTGTGGACCAAGCCGGCGCTCAGCATCACCGGCCTCGACGCCCCGCAGGTCGACGGCGCCAGCAACACCCTGGTGCCCTCCGCCCGGGCCAAGATCAGCCTGCGCATCGCGCCCGGCGACACCGCGGCCAACGCGGTCGAGCGGCTCCGCGAGCACGTGGAGAAGAACGTGCCGTGGGGAGCGGAGCTCACCTTCACCGTCGTGGACACCGGCGAGGCCACCCAGATCGACGCGACCGGTCCGGCGTACGACGCCGCCCGCGAGGCGTTCACCGAGGCGTGGGACGGCACCGCGCCCGTCGACATGGGAGTCGGCGGCTCGATCCCCTTCATCGCGGAGTTCCTGGAGACCTTCCCGGACGCCAGCGTGCTGGTCACCGGCGTCGAGGACCCCGACACCCGGGCGCACGGCGCCAACGAGGGCCTGCACCTGGCCGAGTTCGAGAAGGTCGTGCTCGCCGAGGCGCTGATGCTCGCCAAGCTCGCGCGCTGA
- a CDS encoding sensor histidine kinase, with product MGETRAEDVFVDALQNIARGVTELVGYEVAAISVARDDRALEMVAVAGSVEAREQLLGHRTPIDEIELEIATAEHWGDLRFVPHERMNLDIETLGWVPDLEVSNDPDMWHPLDLLLAPIYDDEGTLRGMLSVDLPLDRRRPGPQKRQELQRYAEQTRRAVLTAVERAELAEQVRLADAARMIVREVSSELSLDRIIEVAQPALTSAFNSFGMWIETFDEDGEGSGAVYASNGAEIHLAEELKQIARLSAQMLWKIQDVVVLNDVIPAFGVMTPEQEEEITSFMQAIDVTSMLFVPLGAGPECLGNLVLTRRGGKLDWSPIEKQAALDIGHDLGRALLNARTFERERRLIDELRELNGYKSRLIATIAHELKNPLTSILGHVEMLESVPELTGTVRSSISSMERGAVRMQRLIDDLLVLARVGDPHVEFRPTAVNMTDVVHDVLDLVRVTLERKQLKVVVDAPEHPVLALAEESGLDRICANLLSNAAKYTPEGGTITITLESKRRVAELRVSDTGLGISEADQGRLFQEFFRSTNPAAVAQPGTGLGLTIVQRIVERHRGRITFESTLGEGTTFAVTLPLAREGAAEDQPVEPPSLPEPA from the coding sequence ATGGGTGAGACGCGCGCCGAGGACGTGTTCGTCGACGCTCTCCAGAACATCGCCCGGGGAGTCACCGAGCTCGTCGGCTACGAGGTCGCGGCGATCAGTGTCGCCCGCGACGACCGGGCGCTGGAGATGGTGGCCGTCGCGGGCAGCGTCGAAGCCCGCGAACAGCTGCTGGGGCACCGCACGCCGATCGACGAGATCGAGCTGGAGATCGCCACCGCCGAGCACTGGGGCGACCTGCGCTTCGTCCCGCACGAGCGGATGAACCTCGACATCGAGACCCTCGGCTGGGTGCCCGACCTCGAGGTCAGCAACGACCCCGACATGTGGCACCCGCTGGACCTGCTGCTCGCCCCCATCTACGACGACGAGGGCACCCTGCGGGGGATGCTCTCGGTCGACCTCCCGCTCGACCGCCGCCGACCCGGGCCGCAGAAGCGTCAGGAGCTCCAGCGGTACGCCGAGCAGACCCGGCGCGCCGTCCTGACCGCGGTCGAACGGGCCGAGCTGGCCGAGCAGGTACGGCTGGCGGACGCGGCGCGGATGATCGTGCGCGAGGTCAGCTCCGAGCTCTCCCTGGACCGGATCATCGAGGTTGCCCAGCCGGCGCTGACCAGCGCCTTCAACTCCTTCGGGATGTGGATCGAGACCTTCGACGAGGACGGCGAGGGCAGCGGGGCGGTCTACGCCTCCAACGGCGCCGAGATCCACCTGGCCGAGGAGCTCAAGCAGATCGCCCGGCTCTCGGCGCAGATGCTCTGGAAGATCCAGGACGTGGTGGTGCTCAACGACGTCATCCCGGCGTTCGGGGTGATGACACCCGAGCAGGAGGAGGAGATCACCTCCTTCATGCAGGCCATCGACGTCACCTCGATGCTCTTCGTGCCGCTGGGCGCCGGCCCCGAGTGCCTGGGCAACCTGGTGCTGACCCGCCGCGGCGGCAAGCTCGACTGGTCCCCGATCGAGAAGCAGGCGGCGCTCGACATCGGCCACGACCTGGGCCGCGCCCTGCTCAACGCCCGCACCTTCGAGCGGGAGCGGCGGCTGATCGACGAGCTGCGCGAGCTCAACGGCTACAAGAGCCGGCTGATCGCGACCATCGCCCACGAGCTGAAGAACCCGCTCACCTCGATCCTCGGCCACGTGGAGATGCTGGAGTCGGTGCCGGAGCTGACCGGCACCGTGCGCAGCTCGATCTCCTCGATGGAGCGCGGCGCGGTGCGCATGCAGCGGCTGATCGACGACCTGCTCGTCCTGGCCCGGGTCGGCGACCCGCACGTGGAGTTCCGGCCCACCGCGGTCAACATGACCGACGTCGTGCACGACGTGCTCGACCTGGTCCGGGTCACCCTCGAGCGCAAGCAGCTCAAGGTCGTGGTGGACGCGCCCGAGCACCCCGTGCTGGCGCTGGCCGAGGAGAGCGGTCTCGACCGGATCTGCGCCAACCTGCTCAGCAACGCCGCGAAGTACACCCCCGAGGGCGGCACCATCACGATCACCTTGGAGAGCAAGCGCCGGGTCGCCGAGCTGCGGGTCAGCGACACCGGCCTGGGCATCTCCGAGGCCGACCAGGGGCGGCTCTTCCAGGAGTTCTTCCGCTCCACCAACCCGGCCGCGGTGGCCCAGCCGGGCACCGGGCTGGGGCTCACGATCGTGCAGCGGATCGTGGAGCGGCACCGCGGCCGGATCACCTTCGAGTCCACCCTGGGCGAGGGGACGACGTTCGCCGTCACCCTCCCCCTGGCCCGTGAGGGCGCGGCCGAGGACCAGCCCGTCGAGCCCCCGAGCCTGCCCGAGCCTGCCTGA
- the purF gene encoding amidophosphoribosyltransferase — translation MAQSSSTRKGGDGRLSQALDPQELGPQDACGVFGVWAPGEDVAKLTYFGIYALQHRGQESAGIAVSNGRQILVYKDMGLVSQVFDESTLESLRGHVAIGHARYSTTGASTWHNAQPTFHPTESGSIALAHNGNLINTAELAQMVTEGELDGQLDLRVPVSTNDTSVVTALLAHHPDSTVEERAMELLPQVKGAYSFVWMDEHTLYAARDPQGVRPLVLGRLERGWVVASETAALDIVGASFIREIEPGELIAVDEAGLRTRRFAEAAPKHCLFEFVYLARPDTLMNDQRVHSVRVEIGRQLARDFPADADLVIPVPESGTPAAIGYAEESGIPYGTGLVKNSYVGRTFIQPSQTIRQLGIRLKLNPLRDVIEGKRLVVVDDSIVRGNTQRALVRMLREAGAREVHVRISSPPVKWPCFYGIDFATRAELIANGLTTDEIQRSIDADSLAYIGLDALVQATTVPKDDLCRACFDGHYPIPLPDPTLRGKGVLEGVKVDDCGGFSTAGPRDVDGLAASLSGSGAADSLERP, via the coding sequence GTGGCCCAGTCCAGCAGCACCCGCAAGGGCGGCGACGGCCGTCTGTCCCAGGCACTCGACCCGCAGGAGCTGGGACCCCAGGACGCGTGTGGCGTCTTCGGGGTCTGGGCGCCGGGCGAGGACGTCGCCAAGCTCACCTACTTCGGCATCTACGCCCTGCAGCACCGGGGCCAGGAGTCGGCCGGCATCGCGGTCAGCAACGGCCGGCAGATCCTCGTCTACAAGGACATGGGGCTCGTCTCCCAGGTCTTCGACGAGTCGACGCTGGAGTCGCTGCGCGGGCACGTGGCGATCGGCCACGCCCGGTACTCCACCACCGGCGCGAGCACGTGGCACAACGCCCAGCCGACGTTCCACCCCACCGAGTCGGGCTCGATCGCACTGGCCCACAACGGCAACCTGATCAACACCGCCGAGCTGGCGCAGATGGTGACCGAGGGCGAGCTCGACGGCCAGCTCGACCTGCGGGTGCCGGTCTCGACCAACGACACCAGCGTGGTCACCGCACTGCTCGCCCACCACCCCGACTCCACGGTCGAGGAGCGGGCGATGGAGCTGCTGCCCCAGGTCAAGGGCGCCTACTCGTTCGTCTGGATGGACGAGCACACGCTGTACGCCGCTCGCGACCCGCAGGGCGTGCGCCCGCTGGTCCTGGGCCGGCTGGAGCGGGGCTGGGTGGTCGCCTCGGAGACCGCGGCGCTGGACATCGTCGGCGCCTCGTTCATCCGCGAGATCGAGCCCGGCGAGCTGATCGCGGTCGACGAGGCGGGGCTGCGCACCCGCCGGTTCGCCGAGGCGGCCCCCAAGCACTGCCTCTTCGAGTTCGTCTACCTGGCCCGCCCCGACACCTTGATGAACGACCAGCGGGTGCACAGCGTCCGCGTCGAGATCGGCCGCCAGCTGGCCCGGGACTTCCCCGCGGACGCCGACCTGGTGATCCCGGTGCCGGAGTCCGGCACCCCGGCGGCCATCGGGTACGCCGAGGAGTCCGGCATCCCCTACGGCACCGGCCTGGTGAAGAACTCCTACGTGGGGCGCACCTTCATCCAGCCCTCGCAGACCATCCGCCAGCTCGGCATCCGGCTCAAGCTCAACCCGCTGCGCGACGTGATCGAGGGCAAGCGCCTGGTCGTCGTCGACGACTCGATCGTGCGCGGCAACACCCAGCGCGCCCTGGTCCGGATGCTCCGCGAGGCGGGCGCGCGCGAGGTGCACGTGCGGATCTCCTCGCCGCCGGTGAAGTGGCCGTGCTTCTACGGCATCGACTTCGCCACCCGCGCCGAGCTGATCGCCAACGGCCTGACCACCGACGAGATCCAGCGCTCCATCGACGCCGACTCGCTGGCCTACATCGGGCTCGACGCCCTGGTCCAGGCGACCACGGTGCCCAAGGACGACCTGTGCCGGGCCTGCTTCGACGGCCACTACCCGATCCCGCTGCCGGACCCCACGCTGCGCGGCAAGGGCGTGCTGGAGGGGGTGAAGGTCGACGACTGCGGCGGCTTCTCGACCGCCGGCCCGCGGGACGTCGACGGCCTCGCCGCCTCGCTCTCGGGCAGCGGTGCGGCCGACTCGCTCGAGCGCCCGTAG
- the purM gene encoding phosphoribosylformylglycinamidine cyclo-ligase, producing MTDPQSSPQSGTGRNAYAAAGVSIEAADRAIDLMKGWVEKSRRPEVIGGLGGFAGLFDASALTRYTRPLLATSTDGVGTKVAIAQAMDIHDTIGFDLVGMVVDDLVVCGAEPLFMTDYIATGRVVPERIAAIVKGIAEACVEAGCALVGGETAEHPGLLAPDEYDVAGATTGVVEADQLLGPGRVRPGDVVVAMEASGLHSNGYSLVRHVLLGDPADGGAGWLLDREVPELGRTLGEELLTPTRIYAKACLDLARSTRTHAMSHVTGGGLAANLERVMPEELTATINRGTWTPQPVFDLVRQVGLVPQEDLEATLNCGVGMVALVHPEDVDAAIGTLAGYGVRAWVAGEVAEARESADGGRVRLEGQHPGW from the coding sequence GTGACCGACCCCCAGTCCTCCCCCCAGTCCGGCACCGGGCGCAACGCCTACGCCGCCGCCGGCGTCTCCATCGAGGCCGCCGACCGCGCGATCGACCTGATGAAGGGGTGGGTCGAGAAGTCGCGCCGCCCCGAGGTGATCGGCGGCCTGGGCGGCTTCGCCGGGCTCTTCGACGCCTCCGCGCTGACCCGCTACACCCGGCCCCTGCTGGCCACCTCCACCGACGGCGTCGGCACCAAGGTGGCGATCGCCCAGGCGATGGACATCCACGACACGATCGGCTTCGACCTGGTCGGGATGGTCGTCGACGACCTGGTGGTCTGCGGCGCCGAGCCGCTGTTCATGACCGACTACATCGCCACCGGGCGGGTGGTGCCCGAGCGGATCGCGGCGATCGTCAAGGGCATCGCGGAGGCCTGCGTGGAGGCCGGCTGCGCGCTGGTGGGTGGCGAGACCGCCGAGCACCCCGGCCTGCTGGCCCCCGACGAGTACGACGTGGCCGGCGCGACCACCGGGGTGGTGGAGGCCGACCAGCTGCTCGGCCCGGGCCGGGTCCGCCCCGGTGACGTGGTGGTCGCGATGGAGGCCTCGGGCCTGCACTCCAACGGCTACTCCCTGGTCCGGCACGTGCTCCTCGGCGACCCTGCCGACGGCGGCGCGGGCTGGCTGCTGGACCGCGAGGTGCCCGAGCTGGGCAGGACGCTGGGGGAGGAGCTGCTGACCCCCACCAGGATCTACGCCAAGGCCTGCCTGGACCTGGCCCGCAGCACCCGGACCCACGCGATGTCGCACGTCACCGGCGGTGGTCTGGCGGCCAACCTGGAGCGGGTGATGCCCGAGGAGCTGACGGCCACGATCAACCGCGGGACGTGGACCCCCCAGCCGGTCTTCGACCTGGTGCGCCAGGTCGGGCTGGTGCCCCAGGAGGACCTGGAGGCCACCCTCAACTGCGGCGTGGGGATGGTCGCCCTGGTCCACCCCGAGGACGTCGACGCGGCGATCGGCACCCTGGCCGGGTACGGCGTGCGTGCGTGGGTGGCCGGCGAGGTGGCCGAGGCGCGCGAGTCCGCCGACGGCGGCCGGGTCCGGCTCGAGGGCCAGCACCCCGGCTGGTGA
- a CDS encoding DUF3073 domain-containing protein, which yields MGRGRAKAKQTKVARDLKYRTHETDFGALAKELHGEPDSSTTSPDEAEYFDDWSDYADPPRRD from the coding sequence ATGGGGCGCGGCCGAGCGAAGGCCAAGCAGACGAAGGTCGCCCGCGACCTGAAGTACCGGACTCACGAGACGGACTTCGGAGCGCTGGCGAAGGAGCTGCATGGCGAACCGGACAGCAGTACCACCTCACCTGATGAGGCGGAGTACTTCGACGACTGGTCCGATTACGCGGACCCGCCTCGTCGCGATTGA
- a CDS encoding Glu/Leu/Phe/Val dehydrogenase dimerization domain-containing protein — protein MSSTVESTPTIDLFASTDHEQVVFCHDQASGLRAVIALHSTALGPGLGGTRFHPYASTDEAVRDVLALSRGMSYKNALAGLDLGGGKAVIIGDPRADKSEALLRAYGRFVQSLHGRYLTACDVGTFSEDMDVVARECDFVTGRTVAHGGAGDSSVLTAYGVFQGMRASAAHQWGSDSLAGRTVGISGVGKVGRHLVGHLLEDGADVVVTDVWAPAVDRIRAEHPTVRVVDSTEALVAEQLDVYAPCALGGALDDEVVEVLSARIVCGAANNQVAHAGVEKTMQERGILYAPDYCVNAGGVIQVADELEGFSFERAKHRAAGIYDTTRSVLELAARDDVTPSLAADRLAERRMRDVGRLRDIHLS, from the coding sequence GTGAGCAGCACCGTGGAGAGCACTCCCACCATCGACCTGTTCGCCAGCACCGACCACGAGCAGGTGGTCTTCTGCCACGACCAGGCGAGCGGCCTGCGCGCGGTGATCGCGCTGCACTCCACTGCCCTGGGACCAGGCCTCGGCGGAACCCGGTTCCACCCGTACGCGAGCACCGACGAGGCGGTCCGCGACGTGCTCGCGCTCTCCCGCGGCATGTCGTACAAGAACGCGCTGGCCGGGCTCGACCTCGGGGGCGGCAAGGCGGTGATCATCGGCGACCCGCGCGCCGACAAGTCCGAGGCGCTGCTGCGCGCCTACGGCCGCTTCGTCCAGTCGCTGCACGGGCGCTACCTGACCGCCTGCGACGTCGGGACGTTCTCCGAGGACATGGACGTGGTGGCGCGCGAGTGCGACTTCGTCACCGGCCGCACCGTCGCCCACGGCGGCGCCGGCGACTCCTCGGTGCTCACGGCGTACGGCGTCTTCCAGGGGATGCGGGCCAGCGCGGCGCACCAGTGGGGCAGCGACTCCCTGGCCGGCCGCACGGTCGGGATCTCCGGCGTCGGCAAGGTCGGCCGGCACCTGGTCGGGCACCTGCTCGAGGACGGCGCGGACGTCGTGGTCACCGACGTGTGGGCGCCCGCGGTCGACCGGATCCGCGCCGAGCACCCCACGGTCCGGGTGGTCGACTCCACCGAGGCGCTGGTCGCCGAGCAGCTCGACGTCTACGCGCCGTGCGCCCTCGGCGGAGCGCTGGACGACGAGGTGGTCGAGGTCCTCTCGGCCCGGATCGTCTGCGGTGCCGCCAACAACCAGGTGGCGCACGCCGGGGTGGAGAAGACGATGCAGGAGCGCGGCATCCTCTACGCCCCCGACTACTGCGTGAACGCCGGCGGCGTCATCCAGGTGGCCGACGAGCTCGAAGGGTTCTCCTTCGAGCGTGCCAAGCACCGCGCCGCCGGGATCTACGACACGACCCGGTCGGTGCTCGAGCTCGCCGCGCGCGACGACGTCACTCCCTCGCTCGCCGCCGACCGGCTGGCGGAACGACGGATGCGAGACGTCGGGCGACTGCGCGACATCCACCTGTCCTGA
- a CDS encoding metallopeptidase family protein, which translates to MQVSRDVFDSLVERALDEIPGELSSLIDNVVVLVEDEPPDDDPDLLGYYDGVALTERPANHAGGLPDRIVLFRGPLEDICVDEGELVEEIRITVVHEVAHHFGIDDARLHELGYA; encoded by the coding sequence ATGCAGGTCTCCCGCGACGTGTTCGACTCGCTGGTCGAGCGGGCCCTCGACGAGATCCCCGGCGAGCTCAGCTCCCTGATCGACAACGTGGTGGTGCTCGTCGAGGACGAGCCGCCCGACGACGACCCGGACCTCCTGGGCTACTACGACGGGGTCGCCCTCACCGAGCGGCCGGCGAACCACGCCGGCGGTCTTCCGGACCGCATCGTGCTGTTCCGTGGGCCGTTGGAGGACATCTGCGTCGACGAGGGCGAGCTGGTGGAGGAGATCCGGATCACCGTCGTGCACGAGGTGGCGCACCACTTCGGGATCGACGACGCCCGGTTGCACGAGCTGGGCTACGCCTGA
- a CDS encoding ATP-binding protein, which yields MPLDSAPSAVADARRWVLGLCRELGRDDLLDCAELGVSELVTNAILHGQAPINVRVRGTREHPRIEVYDASRRPPVIGGGPVENTPDDDDLDEFLTTFGRGLSMVSMASVAWGATIERGGKIVWFEPAGSLQEDGYREGVIDVLHDDSQKWEPSPDSVTVRLLDVDLKLFLSVLTQYNNLRRELRLLALAHEADYPLARDLSHMFSTFERQFPPAMLEGVAATLRQGKATSDLCFEAAPESAQIFSTMLEMFDLADAFCRAQRLLSLARSPEQRMLQVWLLDQFTRQVRGEEPVPWTAYDVHETLSADSHVS from the coding sequence TTGCCCCTTGACTCGGCACCGAGCGCCGTCGCTGACGCTCGGCGCTGGGTCCTCGGCCTGTGCCGTGAGCTGGGCCGCGACGACCTCCTGGACTGCGCCGAGCTGGGCGTCTCCGAGCTGGTGACCAACGCGATCCTGCACGGCCAGGCGCCGATCAACGTGCGAGTGCGCGGCACCCGCGAGCATCCCCGCATCGAGGTGTACGACGCCTCCCGCCGCCCCCCGGTGATCGGCGGGGGCCCGGTGGAGAACACCCCGGACGACGACGACCTCGACGAGTTCCTCACCACGTTCGGCCGCGGCCTCTCGATGGTCTCCATGGCCTCGGTGGCGTGGGGCGCCACCATCGAGCGCGGGGGCAAGATCGTCTGGTTCGAGCCTGCCGGCAGCCTCCAGGAGGACGGGTACCGCGAGGGGGTCATCGACGTCCTCCACGACGACAGCCAGAAGTGGGAGCCCTCCCCCGACTCGGTCACCGTCCGGCTCCTCGACGTCGACCTCAAGCTCTTCCTCAGCGTGCTCACGCAGTACAACAACCTGCGCCGCGAGCTGCGCCTGCTCGCGCTCGCCCACGAGGCCGACTACCCGCTGGCCCGCGACCTCTCGCACATGTTCTCCACCTTCGAGCGGCAGTTCCCCCCGGCGATGCTCGAGGGGGTGGCGGCCACGCTGCGCCAGGGCAAGGCCACCTCCGACCTGTGCTTCGAGGCGGCCCCCGAGTCGGCGCAGATCTTCAGCACCATGCTGGAGATGTTCGACCTCGCCGACGCCTTCTGCCGCGCCCAGCGGCTGCTCTCCCTGGCTCGCTCCCCGGAGCAGCGGATGCTCCAGGTCTGGCTCCTGGACCAGTTCACCCGGCAGGTCCGCGGCGAGGAGCCCGTGCCGTGGACGGCGTACGACGTGCACGAGACGCTTTCCGCCGACAGCCACGTCTCCTGA